The following are encoded in a window of Platichthys flesus chromosome 11, fPlaFle2.1, whole genome shotgun sequence genomic DNA:
- the LOC133964994 gene encoding ictacalcin-like: MSAIQRAMALLTDTFEKHAGKDGRPNMSKAELSDLLRAEFPQICNNKEALDKIFAMLDNDKDGSVDFKEFVTFVAALTVISKEK; the protein is encoded by the exons ATGTCAGCGATCCAACGTGCAATGGCCTTACTCACGGATACCTTTGAAAAACACGCTggaaaagatggacgacctaACATGTCCAAGGCAGAACTCTCTGATCTGCTCCGTGCAGAGTTTCCTCAGATA TGCAACAACAAGGAAGCACTGGACAAGATCTTTGCCATGTTGGACAACGACAAGGATGGGTCGGTTGACTTCAAGGAGTTTGTCACTTTTGTGGCAGCCCTCACCGTGATatccaaagaaaaataa
- the snx27b gene encoding sorting nexin-27b isoform X2: MADVEGLETCSSVPPLPLPSSRNGSDGGNVTPGTGDGSCETATTVTPGPRLVRIVKSDSGYGFNVRGQVSEGGQLRSINGELYAPLQHVSAVLPGGAADRAGISKGDRILEVNGVNVEGSTHKQVVDLIRAGERELVLAVLPVPPQEADCLDPGDDGSAQSCYDYSDKQAVPISVPSYKHTELNQEKFVVFNVYMAGRQLCSKRYREFVILHQNLKREFANFTFPKLPGKWPFSLSEQQLDARRRGLEEYLEKVCSVRVIGESDVMQEFLSESDENYNGVSDVELRIAMPDKTTLTVRVRKNSTTDQVYQAVVMKLGVDSVTASYFAVFEVINHTFVRKLAPNEFPHKLYVQNYTSAIPGTCLTLRKWLFTTEEEILLNDNQLAVNYFFHQAVEDVKKGFIKAEQKSYQLQKLAEQKKASMYLSLLRGCEGYNEILFPHCSCDSRRKGHVITAISIHHFKLHACTEEGTLENQVIAFDWGEMQRWDTDEEGMAFCFEYARGEKKPRWVKIFTPYFNYMHECFERVFCELKWRKEVEEEATDKDNKNCSKDGMCGKNIFQQLRHRRDGGT, translated from the exons ATGGCGGACGTCGAGGGACTGGAAACCTGTTCGTCTGTCCCTCCGTtgcctctcccttcctcccggAACGGCTCCGATGGCGGTAACGTTACACCGGGAACCGGCGACGGCAGTTGCGAGACGGCGACCACCGTTACCCCGGGCCCGCGGCTGGTCCGGATAGTGAAGTCTGACTCCGGCTACGGCTTCAACGTTCGGGGGCAAGTTAGCGAAGGAGGACAATTGCGGAGCATTAACGGGGAACTGTACGCTCCCCTGCAGCATGTCAGTGCCGTTCTACCGGGAGGAGCTGCGGACAGAGCCGGCATCTCGAAGGGGGACCGGATCCTTGAGGT CAATGGAGTGAATGTAGAGGGATCGACCCACAAGCAGGTGGTGGACCTGATCCGGGCCGGGGAGAGGGAGCTTGTTCTGGCCGTGCTGCCCGTCCCGCCCCAAGAGGCCGACTGCTTGGATCCCGGAGACGACGGTTCAGCTCAGTCCTGCTACGACTACTCCGACAAGCAGGCTGTCCCCATCTCTGTGCCCAGCTACAAGCACACTGAGCTGAACCAGGAAAAGTTTGTG GTGTTTAATGTGTACATGGCAGGCAGGCAGCTGTGCTCCAAACGCTACCGAGAGTTTGTGATCCTACACCAAAACCTTAAGCGGGAGTTTGCCAACTTTACATTCCCTAAGCTTCCTGGGAAATGGCCCTTTTCCCTgtcggagcagcagctggatgcaAGACGCAGAGGCCTGGAAGAGTATTTGGAGAAAG tgtGCTCCGTACGGGTAATTGGAGAAAGTGATGTCATGCAGGAGTTTCTGTCTGAATCAGATGAG AACTATAACGGCGTGTCGGATGTGGAGTTGAGAATAGCCATGCCCGATAAAACCACTCTCACTGTCAGAGTTCGCAAAAACTCCACAACAGATCAGGTCTACCAG gCTGTGGTGATGAAACTAGGTGTGGACAGTGTGACGGCCAGCTACTTCGCTGTCTTTGAGGTCATCAATCACACATTCG TGCGTAAGCTCGCCCCAAACGAGTTCCCCCACAAACTGTATGTACAGAACTATACCTCAGCCATTCCAGGAACCTGTCTCACCCTGCGAAAGTGGCTCTTCACCACGGAAGAAGAGATTCTGCTCAATGACAACCAGCTTGCTGTCAACTATTTCTTTCACCAG GCTGTAGAGGATGTGAAGAAAGGTTTCATAAAAGCAGAGCAGAAATCCTATCAGCTGCAAAAACTGGCAGAGCAGAAGAAGGCGTCCATG tATCTGAGTTTGCTGCGGGGTTGTGAGGGCTACAATGAGATCCTATTCCCCCACTGTTCCTGCGACTCCCGGCGCAAAGGCCACGTCATCACAGCCATCAGCATTCACCACTTCAAGCTGCACGCCTGCACCGAGGAAGGGACACTCGAG AACCAAGTGATTGCATTCGACTGGGGGGAGATGCAGAGGTGGGACACAGATGAAGAGGGAATGGCCTTCTGCTTTGAATACGCACGTGGAGAAAAGAAACCACGCTGGGTCAAGATATTTACTCCTTAT TTTAACTACATGCACGAATGCTTTGAGAGAGTCTTCTGTGAGCTGAAgtggaggaaggag GTGGAAGAGGAGGCGACAGACAAGGACAATAAGAACTGCAGTAAAGATGGTATGTGTGGCAAG AATATTTTCCAGCAGCTGAGGCACAGAAGGGATGGGGGCACCTAG
- the LOC133964758 gene encoding mucin-7-like has translation MGTPMSATLLPEATLLPEAMLLSKKTLLPEAMPLQEVTPLPEETLLPEATLLPEATLLPEATLLPEATVLPEATVLPEATLLPQATVLPETTVLPEATLLPEATLLPEATLLPVATLLPKATLLPVATLLPDATLLPEVTLLPEATLLPESTLATPLAPDATPLVPDATPLVPDATLLPDVTLLLPGATLLLPEATLLLPEATLLPKATPLAPDATPLFPDAMLLPDATLLLPGATLLLPEATLLPKATPLIPDATLLVPDATLLPEAMLLITEKCKQFG, from the exons ATGGGAACACCAATGAGC gcgacgctgctcccagaggcgacacTGCTCCCAGAGGCAATGCTGCTCTCAAAGAAGACACTGCTCCCAGAGGCAATGCCGCTCCAAGAGGTGACGCCGCTCCCAGAGgagacgctgctcccagaggcgacgctgctcccagaggcgacgctgctcccagaggcgacgctgctcccagaggcgacggtgctcccagaggcgacagtgctcccagaggcgacacTACTCCCACAGGCGACGGTGCTCCCAGAGACAACGgtgctcccagaggcgacgctgctcccagaggcgacgctgctcccagaggcgacgctgctcccagtggcgacgctgctcccaaaggcgacgctgctcccagtggcgacgctgctccccgatgcgacgctgctcccagaggtgacgctgctcccagaggcaacgctgctcccagagtcgacgctg GCGACACCTCTGGCCCCAGATGCGacacctctggtcccagatgcgacacctctggtcccagatgcGACGCTGCTCCCTGACGTGACCCTGTTGCTCCCAGGggcgacgctgctgctcccagaggcgacgttgctgctcccagaggcgacacTGCTCCCAAAGGCGACACCTCTGGCACCAGATGCGACACCTCTGTTCCCAGATGCGATGCTGCTCCCTGACGCGACCCTGCTGCTCCCAGGGGCGACactgctgctcccagaggcgacgctgctcccaaagGCGACACCTCTGATCCCAGATGCGACACTTCTGGTCCCAGATGCGAcgctgctccctgaggcgatGCTGCTGATCACAGAG AAATGTAAACAGTTTGGCTGA
- the snx27b gene encoding sorting nexin-27b isoform X1, which translates to MADVEGLETCSSVPPLPLPSSRNGSDGGNVTPGTGDGSCETATTVTPGPRLVRIVKSDSGYGFNVRGQVSEGGQLRSINGELYAPLQHVSAVLPGGAADRAGISKGDRILEVNGVNVEGSTHKQVVDLIRAGERELVLAVLPVPPQEADCLDPGDDGSAQSCYDYSDKQAVPISVPSYKHTELNQEKFVVFNVYMAGRQLCSKRYREFVILHQNLKREFANFTFPKLPGKWPFSLSEQQLDARRRGLEEYLEKVCSVRVIGESDVMQEFLSESDENYNGVSDVELRIAMPDKTTLTVRVRKNSTTDQVYQAVVMKLGVDSVTASYFAVFEVINHTFVRKLAPNEFPHKLYVQNYTSAIPGTCLTLRKWLFTTEEEILLNDNQLAVNYFFHQAVEDVKKGFIKAEQKSYQLQKLAEQKKASMYLSLLRGCEGYNEILFPHCSCDSRRKGHVITAISIHHFKLHACTEEGTLENQVIAFDWGEMQRWDTDEEGMAFCFEYARGEKKPRWVKIFTPYFNYMHECFERVFCELKWRKEVEEEATDKDNKNCSKDEYFPAAEAQKGWGHLGREIVTS; encoded by the exons ATGGCGGACGTCGAGGGACTGGAAACCTGTTCGTCTGTCCCTCCGTtgcctctcccttcctcccggAACGGCTCCGATGGCGGTAACGTTACACCGGGAACCGGCGACGGCAGTTGCGAGACGGCGACCACCGTTACCCCGGGCCCGCGGCTGGTCCGGATAGTGAAGTCTGACTCCGGCTACGGCTTCAACGTTCGGGGGCAAGTTAGCGAAGGAGGACAATTGCGGAGCATTAACGGGGAACTGTACGCTCCCCTGCAGCATGTCAGTGCCGTTCTACCGGGAGGAGCTGCGGACAGAGCCGGCATCTCGAAGGGGGACCGGATCCTTGAGGT CAATGGAGTGAATGTAGAGGGATCGACCCACAAGCAGGTGGTGGACCTGATCCGGGCCGGGGAGAGGGAGCTTGTTCTGGCCGTGCTGCCCGTCCCGCCCCAAGAGGCCGACTGCTTGGATCCCGGAGACGACGGTTCAGCTCAGTCCTGCTACGACTACTCCGACAAGCAGGCTGTCCCCATCTCTGTGCCCAGCTACAAGCACACTGAGCTGAACCAGGAAAAGTTTGTG GTGTTTAATGTGTACATGGCAGGCAGGCAGCTGTGCTCCAAACGCTACCGAGAGTTTGTGATCCTACACCAAAACCTTAAGCGGGAGTTTGCCAACTTTACATTCCCTAAGCTTCCTGGGAAATGGCCCTTTTCCCTgtcggagcagcagctggatgcaAGACGCAGAGGCCTGGAAGAGTATTTGGAGAAAG tgtGCTCCGTACGGGTAATTGGAGAAAGTGATGTCATGCAGGAGTTTCTGTCTGAATCAGATGAG AACTATAACGGCGTGTCGGATGTGGAGTTGAGAATAGCCATGCCCGATAAAACCACTCTCACTGTCAGAGTTCGCAAAAACTCCACAACAGATCAGGTCTACCAG gCTGTGGTGATGAAACTAGGTGTGGACAGTGTGACGGCCAGCTACTTCGCTGTCTTTGAGGTCATCAATCACACATTCG TGCGTAAGCTCGCCCCAAACGAGTTCCCCCACAAACTGTATGTACAGAACTATACCTCAGCCATTCCAGGAACCTGTCTCACCCTGCGAAAGTGGCTCTTCACCACGGAAGAAGAGATTCTGCTCAATGACAACCAGCTTGCTGTCAACTATTTCTTTCACCAG GCTGTAGAGGATGTGAAGAAAGGTTTCATAAAAGCAGAGCAGAAATCCTATCAGCTGCAAAAACTGGCAGAGCAGAAGAAGGCGTCCATG tATCTGAGTTTGCTGCGGGGTTGTGAGGGCTACAATGAGATCCTATTCCCCCACTGTTCCTGCGACTCCCGGCGCAAAGGCCACGTCATCACAGCCATCAGCATTCACCACTTCAAGCTGCACGCCTGCACCGAGGAAGGGACACTCGAG AACCAAGTGATTGCATTCGACTGGGGGGAGATGCAGAGGTGGGACACAGATGAAGAGGGAATGGCCTTCTGCTTTGAATACGCACGTGGAGAAAAGAAACCACGCTGGGTCAAGATATTTACTCCTTAT TTTAACTACATGCACGAATGCTTTGAGAGAGTCTTCTGTGAGCTGAAgtggaggaaggag GTGGAAGAGGAGGCGACAGACAAGGACAATAAGAACTGCAGTAAAGATG AATATTTTCCAGCAGCTGAGGCACAGAAGGGATGGGGGCACCTAGGAAGGGAGATCGTTACCTCTTAA